The segment TGATTGCGAAACCGGGAAATAGGCACGGCCCGAGCGTCCCGTCAATCAAGCGTTGCCATTGACGGCTTTGTAGCATTTCAGGCTGCAGAGAGGGAGATTCAGCTTGGAGTCCCTATACCGGTATGCGTTCGTGCATGATGGTCCGGCACATTTCTCTCGCGGGGGAGGGTAGCTGCGTGATGGATGAACGGTGATAAGAAATGATATGTCATGAGGGCACATTTCTGGAGCGATTTCTTTAAGAAAGAGTACAGAGGTTGTGAGGATTACTTGCAAGGCTTGGAGTTGAAGATGCTGGGAAGGCCTACTTCTTCCGGGAATGAAACCACGGTGCCCTTTGGGCCCATGACCCACCTGATGGTGTTTTCAGGAATAGTTTGTGCTCTGGCTGCTCTCTCCTGGAAGGGGGAAGTAAGAGTCTAGTTCAGAAGCTAGTAGCAGAAGATACATTGATAAGGGTACTATTATTGATAAGGGTACTAAAACGCATTAGAGAAAATAAGGGTACAAAAACAGCATGATCGAATGATGCAATAAACCTTATCTTCTCGCTCCTtttgctttctttcttctttcttcttctcagAATCCAGGCCCAAAATTTTCCTTATAGCTTCAGCCTGCAGAGATTAACAATGTTGAGAACACCTTGAAATCGAGGCTTTAATATATGCTTAAAAGGAAGGCAGGCAAACATTTTTCTGACCTCGCTTTCTTTAGTAGCCTTCTCGACTTGCATCTTGCGCCGCTGAGCAGCCTCTGCCTTCTTGGCAAGCATTTCCGCATCAGAAAGCTTATCCTTCTTGCCTGGATTGACAAAAAACGCAAATCAAAACAAATCAGCACAGGACTGAAGGTGAAGGTGTCACTTTTCTAATGGAAAAAAGGGTAGCTAGGATAGGCATATCAGCATATGTACCTCTTGAAGGAGCTGGTGGCAAACCATCAGGGAACTCAATAGCGCTGTTGCTgtttccatccatccatgattGAAGGGCACGGCGACGTGTTGTCAGAGGCTCGCTTCTTACATTAGCAGGTGATTCAGTGACTGCTTTCTGCTTCCTGTTTTGTGCATCAAGCTCACTGTCAGATGTAGGTTCCTCTTCACTATTATCAGCATCAGTAGATTCCCTAGACCTTTTATTGCCATCCCTTTTTGATCTGGAGGTAACAAAATCATTATCGATCTCGTACGATGTGCTCTTAGTTTTAGCTTTCTTTGCAGCATTCTTCTTAGAGCTACTTCCTGTTTTTTTTGCAGGCTCACGAGTATGGACTTCCACACCTTCAGAAGTTCCAAAATCATCAAGAATATTTGTATCATAGTCCTCATCTAATTCACTGTCCAAGATGGATTTCTTAGCAATCCTCCTACTCTTCCGGACAGGATCTGAAGATGGTTCCCTGTGAACTTTGGCTGGTTGTTCTGGAGTTAGCGCGTCATCAATTGACTTCTCCTTTTTGGTTTTCTTGTCTCGGGAAGATGCCAACCTACTGGAATCTTTTACTCCTTCAGCCTGAAAGTAATTCATCTTTTCTTTCATCAATTATCATTACAGGTCACATACTCACATGTTGAAGAAAATAGAGGGAGGAGATTTGCAAAGAACCCATATGCCCCCTAAATTGGAAAAGATCAAAACAATGACCAATTGACCAGGAGAGGTACACAGCCTAGATTTATGTCATAGCAGCATCGTCTAATTTCcattatgtaaattttatttatctTGAAATCAAGTAATGAATCAACAAAGTGCAAGTAGATTACAAAACAAACGAAATGGATGACTCGGCACATACCTGACTAGAATGCTTTTGCCATTGCTGCGAATCTCCTGGCCGCGGAGGCTTCACAGGCAAAGACCTGGAATGCGACATATCAGGGCTTGGTTTCGCCGGCACGCTACGGCGGATTCCGCCGATCTTGAGCTTCAACTTCCTTGTTTTATCACCGGTCGACGACTCACGATTCCCTGCCGAAACAACCGCGCCATGGCCGCTCTCGCCCTTCCTGgagctaccaccaccaccaccacccgagCCCTCGGAATGCAGCTGGTTGCTCCCCTTGGTCTTGTGCGAGCTTCTCGGGTTAGGATTGGAGGACATAGCGCCGCCCTCCATCGCCGCACGCCTCGCGGCACGATCCGGGGAAGGGGCATTCAGATGGATCTCTCGCCTCTGGTGCTCCTCCCCATCGGAGTTGGCATCCTCATCCGAGCCAATCGCCGACGAAGAAGACGAGGAGTAGCCgtctcgctgctgctgctgctgctgctgctgctccacatCCACGACATGATTGCTCTccggcctcggccgccgcctcgccgtgctgctgctccggcgCTTCCTCGTGAGCGAATTGTCCAACCTAGAGCCCTCACGGCCTTCCATTTCGCCCCTCTCTCTCATCACCTAGACATTGGGGACACAAAAGGGGAAGAGACCATGAACCCTAAATCGAGAaattcacacacacaaaaaaaaaaaaacattaggaTCTCGCGATGTCATGTCAGGTTTTCCCGGAAGGCAGAGATCAACGAATTCGCCATCCACAAGGTCTAAATCTCCTAAATCCTATTCTGATTTTTGGCTACAAGATCGACGGAATTGGTAGCTACATGTAGATCAAGAACCCGAAATTTGGGGGGTGGGGAGATTACCTCGAGGGACAAGAAGCACGTACCACGACACGAGAGGCTGGTCGCGAAAGCCACGAAAATCGAGTAGGTCCGAGGGACGATTTGAGACGGCCCTAGAAGGAATTAcacggccatcgccgccgccgccgccgccgccgccgccgccgcagttgtcctcgtcgccgacgacgaggaacACAAGGATactagagaaagagagagagagaaggagagggagagacgaTGTAAATATTTGGCGTTTTTCTTGTGCGTGTGGCATTTTTCTGTACTTTGCACCCGATACTAGCCATTGGGATTTGGGACTCTTATTACAgtggaataattaactatttaccactcttACGACGAGtgattttaaataattttttattagtttcACATGTCATAGGTATGTGATGGCCCACATATTATGACATCGAGTGACAAGTCCTTAATTGGCACAtattaaaagtggcaaataattaaatatccCTCTTACAGTAGGTACCTCCAGCTCGTACCTTCGCTCACGGCGTCGCGGTTTCGTCCCCGAGCCGTGCCCCTGGAAGGAGGTGCGAGTGCGCGATGCGACCCCCAGGAGGGGAATGCGTGCCTCTGGCTCCTTCACTCCTTTTTCTTGAGGGACGGCTCGAGCTGTACCCtgtcccccacctcctccccctatATTTTCCCTTCTTGCCTCTCTCACCTTGGCGTGGTGAGTCGGAGCCGGCAACGGGCACGGCGAGGCAAAGCCGGAGGCATCGTGGTGGTCGAAGCCAGCGACGGGCATAGTGGGGTGGAGCTGGAGACGGTCGCGGTGGGGCGGAGCCGACGGCGTCGCAACAGGGTGGAACTGGAGGCGGTGCGAGGTGGAGAGATCTggtcggcggcgtggtggaTGGTGGCAGCGCGAGGCAGGGAAgtcggcgatggcgacaggcaGGTGGATAGAGAGAGACGAGCGAGAGGTAGGTGGGAGAGAGACGggcaacaaagaaaaaaagaggagagaaatggGCGGTCGGTGGATGggctagaaaaaaatatacgtgTACCTTCATGAGCTAGGATACGGCCGTTGTGGGCTAGAGCGTGTTGCCTCAGATTTGGTAGTACTGGCTGGAGTACCCTCCATTGGGAGATCCGGAGATGGATGTCCCATGCCTTGGCTCATTTGACCCACATGAGGATACTACTAGGCGTGGCTtacattgtacatgcccttaagGTTTTGTTTGagtgaaagaaaaaagagaatagTAAAATACGTTAAATAAGGTAAGCTATTAACACatgtttaattaaatattaatcaactttaaaatgattaatatgatttattttcaaatatctTTCTTGCAtaatgttttctaaaaaaaagaaaacgtatcatttagcagtttgggaaatATGTGCGTGAAAAATGATAAATCTTTTCTATCTTTTCTTTGCTATAGAACGCAATGTTCTGACTTTTAACTGGAtgattgatagattatataaatAGAGAAAAATTACTCATATGGataaatcaaatattatatataaaaccAATAAATAGCTTTAAAAagttagttgttttttttaaaaaaatcatcgtATATTTTGAAGTGTGACATGAATAATCCACGTCCCAATTAGCTGTTTACTCCAAAGGAATTATTGACATTCCACACGGTTAACAGGATGTTATCTAAAACTTTGGAGAAATGCAAAGACAACAGATCAGtcaggaaaaaagaaagaataataCATCAAACTCATGACGAGGTTACCAATTTACCATGAACAGTGTAATAAAGCAAATGCTCATCACTTCTAAATTTATTAAGTCATACTCAGGACGTTTCCCTCGAGTAGAGCATTCACAATTCCACCGTGAGACAACTCACACCAATgttcaaaactttttttaaaagtaaatttcataacACTAAACATAATTTtaccaaactatcacaaaattacagatttaaggcgttgtatcacaaaactacatgtttaatgTGTTATTTGAGGCTaagtatcacaaaattacatatttaacgtTGAAGTTATCACAACactatatattttagagtttaaatccaTAGCACTCCTGTTATGTAAGAGTTGTAaatgttgtagttttgtgattaaattgacacttaatatttgtgattaaatttgtagttttgtgaaaattttatgttaaatacgtagttttgtgatataacaCCTTAAATGTATAGTTTTACGATAGTTTTATCaatgtatatgtagttttgtaaattttCTCGTTTTTTTGAAGAACACTCAAAGAGCCACTTACAATGACAATATCAAGAAACTGAGATTGGGTGCTCCCTCCGTAATATGTTAGCTACTTTTAAGATTTCATTTATCTTAAACGCAACTACTTCTCCACCTGCGGACATACCTATTCATCGTAAGAAATCACAACCCTCtcaatttaatttcttcatctaCTACTCCATCTCATTCTCGCCTCAACATTAATCTCAAGTTaatttcttcacctactttcCCATCTCATTCTCACCTCAACGTTAATCTCTTTAAGAAAATGCATAGTAATTAGTTGTATTTTGAGAGGAAATGAGATTATACTTTTCCTTTTGTCaggggaatatatatatatatatggagcaccaaacaaatttactacatatatatatatatatatatatatatatatatatataatgtcatTTTGTCATTATCCACATTATCATCAACTCCACAAACATTGAGAGAAAATCAAGACATTGCAACAATACATGAACACACAAACATAATCAAGACGCTTCCACTAACATTTGTGAGGTGTAAAGGATGGATTTGATACACGGTCATCATaataattacttcctccattttatattataagactttataacattgtccacattcatatatatattaataaatcttttttagataatatatgttaataaatctagacatatatatgtgtatgtttagatttattaacatttatataaatgtgagcaatactaaaaattcttataacctgaaacggaggaaataataATTAAGGTGCCGAAGTCTAGGTTTTCTTTCTatcggtatatatatatatatgtacgtagtagtatattatatataggaTCATATCGATcggtcgccggccggcggcgtgcgTCTAGCTGCTGgagcggaggccggcggcgacggcgatggcgatgcaGTTGCTGGCGAGCttggcgagctcggcgtcctgctTGGACATGAGCGGCGGGATGTCGCCGTCGCGTTCCTCGAAGCCCTGGTCGCAGGTGTCGACGTCGGTGCGGGCCGTGTCGAGCATGGTGCCCGTCGTGTCcttgtcgccggcggccatggccttGTCGGCCTCGTCGAGGCTGTACGCGATGTCGTCGTACGAGTCCATGCAGTCCCGGAGCACCGGCTTCGCCAGCGCCGGCGTCCTCGCGTCCGCGGCGAgcgcccccgccgccttcttcgccgccgccgccttggcgcGCACCGCGCCCATCGCCAGCCGCAGCACCGCCGTGGCGtccagcttcgccgccgcccccgccgccggcggcggcaccaccgTCATCTGGCACACCACCGGGTAGTCCGTCTTCGCGCACAGCGCCTTCacgaggtcgccgccggggcCGGGAAGGATCGGCTTCgccttcggcggcggcgtcgtcggcggcgcgggcgtcagcttcttcggcggcgccggtgacatCCCGGGCTTCCCCGGCGCCGCCTTCCCGTTGCGCGGAACGCAGACggcgcccgccggcggcggcgccacggcggtgaaaacgacggcggcgaggaggacgcaggcgacaagcggcggcgacgacgccatgGCGACGAGATGGAGGTTGCAAAATTGCAGTGGTTGTGATTAACTGTTACTAATAATAATTTGATGGATTTTTTTGTATTTATTTGAATATGGAGGGAAAGGAGGAGATTGGTTGGCTTtggctgcattttttttcccggGAAAAGTGGGGGCAATGGTGGCCAGTGGTAAGTAACTGCTATTTTTGGATAAAAATAGTAAAAGTGGTGATTAGGCGCCTAACTTTGCCATTTTGGTTGTATCATTGGCATGAATGAGAAGATTAAGAGGATTATTGCAGAGGAAGATGAAGGGGAAGGGATTGGATATATTGGATCTATATGATCTTGGTGATTAATTGCTCTTGATGAATGTAGGAGGGAATTGAAGTAGTGGAGATCAATTGTAGTAATGGAATGCTAAAAATGCAAACTAGAAAGACAGAAAAAGGCATAGCATGCTGGCCTAGGTAGATTGAACATTGGCCGTAGAAAGATAGccttgttctctttttttttttctgttttttttttttgaaatcaaAGAGAGATAGCCTTGTGAATACATAGCCTTGTGAATACACATATCTTTAGGGTGAGGTCCAAATAAATACATAGCCAATTAATAACATCAAAGGAATTATGTTGGTAGTACATACTAGTATAGGATAAGATGAGTAGTTAACACTATATTCTACATCTATATACTAACATAGGAATTAGTGTCAATTATGCCCATTCAAATGACCAGAACTAAATAGACCCACCAAAATCAAATAATCACGTATACTCCTCTACTCACAATTTCTCTCAAGCTGCATTAAATACCCTCCTAACACCATCCCAATTaactactcactccgtttcaaaatataagggttTTGAGTGGATGTAACACTTTCTAGGACAGGaagtgtcacatccacccaaaattccttatattttgggacgcgATGGAGTAGCTTCCTAGCTGAGATTATTATCTTCATCAAGATGATATGGGTAAGTGACGTAGATTATCATTGATCCGTAGAATTGGGAAGATCACAATAACAAGGGAAAAGAGTAAATGGTCATTCAAGAAAGCTCACCTCCTCattttttcgcttatgcttatacttataagccaaaatttatatttttagctttaaatttagagttgatttcggggtttttcatcaaagtttatttttatgcatttgtgtttagatcactaagaacatgtatgaaagttttattcacaaactatttttttgtttgcaactaTGTCGTTTGGTTTATTCCATGGATAAGccaataagccaaacgatgggagCGTCAAAATCCTGAGTAAAATATAAAATGGGCAAGAGACTAAACCCAATATTTAAAACGAAAATAAgcttatagaaaataataaaataatatttgaagTGGTCGATATTTAAGAACTGTGAACGAGTGGACTCACTGGCCAAAGACCAATCACTTCAGTTGAGCCTAGCCAAAGAAGATGGACACATAAGGAATTTGAATTCAAGGATATTTGGATCAATATCGTGGTAAATTCAGAAAAAACCAGCAAATTACACGGAATCCACGGCAAATTTGAAAGGAACTTGAATTCGCGCGCTTGGTAAATGGCAGCCAAGCACCATGGATGATGTTCTAGAAGTCTCTGGGATCGACGAaccgtcgcctcgccgcccccgccggcagcgcggcggcgccgccgccgggcttcACCAGCCACACGTCGTCGACGCGCGACGCGAGCCGGCCGCGCGGCACGTGGCGGGCGAcggggtcgccggcggcggcctcgaccACCAGCGCCTTGCACTCGGCGCCCacgcgccgcgccacgccggcggcgagcgtccACAGCGCGCGCACCAGCGCGCGCACGGCGggggcgccgccctcgccgtcgatCCCGTAGGCGAGGACGAACCCGAACTCGCCGCACGTCGCGCCTCGcggggccgcgcccgcgcccgcgccgcccatgcacggcggcgtcggcgccacgGCGGCCAGCCGCGCCAGGAgcgccctgccgccgcccgccggcctcggcggcggcgccaccacctgCAGCCTGTACGACGCGCACGTGTTCCACAGGCTCACGCACGcccacgcgccgtcgccgccgtcgccgccgccgccgccggcgaagcgcGCCATCCACGTGCCTAGGCTGGGCGCCGCGCCCAGGACGGCGTCCACGTCGGACGGGCACAGCGGCTCGCCGCCGAACCGCCGCTTGTACAGCATCCCCGCCTGCTCGACGGCAAGCCTCTCGATCCTCACGTCGCTCCtggacgaggccgccgccggcggcggcctgacGTCGGCGAGGGGCTGGACGAGGATGGACAGGCGTGCCGCCGTCGCGTAGCCGCGCCGCCCGACGAAGAGCCCCCGCGACGCGGCGTTCgcggcgtcggccgccgcgacgacgtgGCGCGCGCCGTGGCGCGCCGCCCACGCCTCGACGGACTCGACCAGCTTCAAGCCGATGCCCTTCCGCCTGTGCACCGGAGACACCCGGAGGCCGAGGACGTAGCCGGCGAGCACGgtgtcgccgtcgacgacgccggTGGCGACGCGCTTGACGCAGCCTCGCGCCACGCCGACgagctcccctcctctccctgtGAGCTCAGCTACCTACTTATGGAAGGGCCAGAATTTATAATGAAAATTTCAGACAAATTTGAATAAATGTTCACTAATTTTTGTACAGATTTGAATGTTTTAGCCTAGAGAACTTGAGAATTAATTGCTACAAGTTATGAACACGCATGCATATGAATTCATATGAGCCTATTAGCTTCTAAGCATGGTCAAACCTAGTTGGAATCCCTAATTAAGATCAAAGACTCACTTGATTGAAAGTGTCTCTATTctcaaatagatttttttttaaaaaaaaactcaaatataTAACGTCCTAAAATGAATAGAGTCAAACCTCGATATATTAAATCATCGATACAATAAAAATGTTATGATTTAATATTTACAAATGGGACTTTATCATGAGAAATCCTTTCATGtaactatatttttattaatttatgtaAACATATTGTCAGAAATGTAACGGTCGGACACTTGCGACATTGAAGACTATGTCaaagtttaaaaaagtcaaGTAGAAAAGAACAGAGATGGTAGCATGTAAGTCTGAACCTAATTCATATGACTAGCCTTTGCAAGATTGGCTATATACTTAGGGTAACTGTGCAATTAGCAAGTAGCCAGTGAGGTGAAACAaacattccatttccatatttgGGGGCATGTAAAGCCTAAAGTGAAAAGGTAACTCCTAGCTTATGAAGACCACTCTTTAGGGCAGTTATAGAATTGTAGACAAGAGGTATCATATCATAGCTAGCTTATGATCATGTCAAGCTTATGATGTCAAAGATCTAGCTTTAGCTAGCTAGGTACATGAAGCAAacacacaaaaatcacattGTTAACccatgtctatatatatatatggtctaGAAACATACCATCATGACATGGAGCTGGAAGAGCCTGATCCTGCACAAGGGATCACCCATCATGTTGGTGACAATGGAGAAACCCTTCCCCGCGCCGATTTCACAGCTCCTCTCGAGCTTTTCGATGGCCTCCATGTCGCGTTCCCGGTCATACTCCCTTATCGAGACCTCGCTCTtcgccatggcgatggcggtggtgctGTCATTGAGATTGAGAGCCATGTTCTTGTTTTTCTTGCTGATGCTGCCCTTGCTTGGTCTTGTGGCACATGGATGGCTTGTCATCTGTGGTCCTTTTTTCAATTGTAGTTTCAAATGCTTGATGTTTGCTTGAGGCTGCTCACATGCACCTCCTTTGCTTCTTATAGAGATCACATCAACAAGAACTAATCAGCAACTTTTGCTAATAGTGATGATGTTAATGACACAAGAACTAGATTGTTTTCTGATTAAACTTGCAACCTTGCTAATATATCTATGTCAATTGTCAGAGTGTCTTTATAGTAATATCACAGCAAGTAATACAGAATCTTAGTTATGTTCTGGACTAGTAGAGCCATCAGGCTTTTGCATTGTACAATTTATAACAAAGTCAAACTGCAACTTATTGCAGAAAGAAAGTTATTCCTTTAATTTCTCTAGAACAAAATTATTGGAATGAAATACTTCATCCAAATCTTTTGCTCATATTAGAGTGGCATCTACACACATACCTCAGAGTCAGAATGCATAAATACAATTTTGTAttgaacaaataaaaaaatcggTGATTTCTTTATCATCGGAAATTCTCggatttattgaaaaaaaaatcagaaatcttTTCATCGGAATGTACTTGATAGCAGAGTTTGCATGACACTAATCAATTTAGTCTTACTTCTAGAAGCGAATCGTTTGTACATTGttacttccgtcccaaaatataagggatccTAGCCGGAGGTGGTATATAAGAAGTTTCAATCTTACTTGCAGCATTCAAACAAGTTTCCATATTTTGGATGTTGGATGAAGCATGCTCATCATCCTTCATAAGAGTTGTGAACAAGTTAAGCAAGGTTTACATAAAAGTTTCGCTTTCGCAGCTTGGTCAAACACAGTCAAAGAACCCAAGGTACAGAGCACTATGCTGTGTATCCTCCTTTGGGCAGCAAAAGTTTGTGATTTGAGGTGTCTACACCATGAATGATCTGATGCAGTGGGCTATTACCATGTCCCATCAGTCGGCTTCAGTTTCAGGAACGGGGCTCCTTTTGACGGCCCACGATCATGAACCCCAGCAATTGGCCTGGATTCAACTGTAAATTCAATTTTTCAGCAGAATTTGTTGCATGCGGGAATGTCATTTTGATCAGTTAATTGATTGGTATTGATGCAAATTGTCTGATAAGAAACTGTACTTGCAGGTTAATGTGTCAGACTAATCAGCCTGTCAATGTCTTCTGCAGCTaagacttttttttgtttgggagGACAGCTAAGACTTAATTGAATGCTTTCAATTATTTCTGCACAGTGAAGCATCAGAAGTAAACAAAGACCATATAAAAGTAAACTAGCTAAGTATCCAGATCAGTAATTGTACTCTGCATATTGTTTTGTCTGGCTACTGTTTCCTGACAATGTTTCTTGCCACCATGAGTCAGATTCACAGTGTcaagatttggttgatttgaTTTACTTGTGAGTACTGAGCAGTATGCGATGTTTCACATGGTTCTATTTTATCCATTAGTTTTATTGCATCTAAACTTTatgcatttcttttttgaaagaaataAACTTAATTGTATAGATATTGAAAGCCTTAACCCGAGCTTGTGCTTAGTTTCTTCACTGGCACATGTATTCTATTTCTGTCCAATTTTGACAAACATCCTATTTCAATGGAAGAACTTATCTATGCCAGaatgataacaaaatatgcTCTTTCTTTTCTGTGAAGAACAAAATATGTTCTTTCAAAACTCTATGGTAGTCAGGGAAGTATTTCTGATACTTACCGACAAGTTCAGTTCTGCATTTCTGCAGCTTATGAAGTTACTAAACGTTACCACTGAAAAGTACTGATTTTGATGTTTACCACATTCatcaaacatcacatactggtTAGATGAATTTGAAAAAGGTGGAGCAGTGTAAAATCCAGGTAAGTCCTTCTCCCATGAGGGCTCACAGTTATGCATGTGATGTGAAGCTGTCCTGCCTTACTTTGCAGTCATATTCTGAAAGttttgcgaaaaaaaaaactgacgaAAAGCAGCCAAGCAGGACTACATTCTTTGAATGGGACCAATGGATTGACCAGATGACACAACCCTTAGTAATCTTTTTGTCACTGCAAAGTGTTAATCATGTTAGAGAAAAATAAGTATTCCAAGGAGGAACTTGGCATCAAATTAATAGGGAAGAAATAGGTGCCAAAGTTAAGCCGGAGGATTTGAACTAGCTAGACTCAGTTCCCACAAATCATGTTCAGGTAAATCATTGTGCTTAAACATTCTTGATTTGTCAGGATTTGGCGATTTGTCGTACCAAATTTGTCCAATTAACCATTTACAGCAAAGGAGAAAACCATCACCAGGGGTTCAATTTTTAGCCTAATAAGATTGTTTCTGAACCTTCACCATTGAGGACTTGAGGTTAAGTTTTGAAGAAGATAATGGACAAAACGATTCTGACCTGGAGCACAGAAAATCAAGAACagattcttcttttctttaAGAATCAGTGGATAATTTGAACCGGAAATGTTCTTTCTGTTTTGAATTCTGAAACAATGAAGATCTATCATAAGCTAGTGATTCCTGATAATCTGAAAGTACTATCATAAGGAGTAGGTTATAACAGAAACAAAGAATTAACTATCACAAAATTACCTTACCTGCCAAAATGTTGTGCCAAGTTTGTTGCCTCCAATGAAGATTGTGTTTTCCAAAGAAATTTAATGTTAACTTAAAATGATTGATTCCACAGTTAAATTCTTTGCATGGCTAGCAGTTCAGACGAGTTGTTGAACAGCAGACCTATGCTGCAGCGCCGCAATTTGTGCTGTTCAAATAATGAAGAAACAGCACCATTTTTTGTCGGTTGCTATTTGGCGCAGCAGCTTTGGAGCTAAACTTTTTCATAaattgtttttcttctcttcaatGAAATGACCCGCAAGGCTTTTGCGTGTTCCCCGAATATGAAAAAGAATAACTGCAAAAGGCTTCTACAGCGGCAAATCGATGGAAACACTTCTCATCAAGAATTTTAGCCTGCATGATATGAGAACATTCACTGGGCAATGGCAGAGAAATACTCTGTCATAGACGATTTACAAGAACAGTACATCAATCTAAATTCCTATTT is part of the Oryza glaberrima chromosome 12, OglaRS2, whole genome shotgun sequence genome and harbors:
- the LOC127758062 gene encoding uncharacterized protein LOC127758062, whose protein sequence is MRERGEMEGREGSRLDNSLTRKRRSSSTARRRPRPESNHVVDVEQQQQQQQQRDGYSSSSSSAIGSDEDANSDGEEHQRREIHLNAPSPDRAARRAAMEGGAMSSNPNPRSSHKTKGSNQLHSEGSGGGGGGSSRKGESGHGAVVSAGNRESSTGDKTRKLKLKIGGIRRSVPAKPSPDMSHSRSLPVKPPRPGDSQQWQKHSSQAEGVKDSSRLASSRDKKTKKEKSIDDALTPEQPAKVHREPSSDPVRKSRRIAKKSILDSELDEDYDTNILDDFGTSEGVEVHTREPAKKTGSSSKKNAAKKAKTKSTSYEIDNDFVTSRSKRDGNKRSRESTDADNSEEEPTSDSELDAQNRKQKAVTESPANVRSEPLTTRRRALQSWMDGNSNSAIEFPDGLPPAPSRGKKDKLSDAEMLAKKAEAAQRRKMQVEKATKESEAEAIRKILGLDSEKKKEERKQKEREDKERAARAQTIPENTIRWVMGPKGTVVSFPEEVGLPSIFNSKPCNYPPPREKCAGPSCTNAYRYRDSKLNLPLCSLKCYKAVNGNA
- the LOC127756389 gene encoding probable N-acetyltransferase HLS1-like gives rise to the protein MTSHPCATRPSKGSISKKNKNMALNLNDSTTAIAMAKSEVSIREYDRERDMEAIEKLERSCEIGAGKGFSIVTNMMGDPLCRIRLFQLHVMMVAELTGRGGELVGVARGCVKRVATGVVDGDTVLAGYVLGLRVSPVHRRKGIGLKLVESVEAWAARHGARHVVAAADAANAASRGLFVGRRGYATAARLSILVQPLADVRPPPAAASSRSDVRIERLAVEQAGMLYKRRFGGEPLCPSDVDAVLGAAPSLGTWMARFAGGGGGDGGDGAWACVSLWNTCASYRLQAQLK
- the LOC127757897 gene encoding pectinesterase inhibitor 10-like; translation: MASSPPLVACVLLAAVVFTAVAPPPAGAVCVPRNGKAAPGKPGMSPAPPKKLTPAPPTTPPPKAKPILPGPGGDLVKALCAKTDYPVVCQMTVVPPPAAGAAAKLDATAVLRLAMGAVRAKAAAAKKAAGALAADARTPALAKPVLRDCMDSYDDIAYSLDEADKAMAAGDKDTTGTMLDTARTDVDTCDQGFEERDGDIPPLMSKQDAELAKLASNCIAIAVAAGLRSSS